From a region of the Methanobrevibacter thaueri genome:
- a CDS encoding flavodoxin family protein, whose translation MKTVVVNASPRKKWNTSEILQSAQKGAESVGAETEYFNLYDMVYTGCRSCLVCKLKDKTKGKCYWRDDLTPLIEKILDADCLLIGSPIYFGHPTSEFMALIERLIFCIMSYDDGSSYYAGKVNVGIFYTMNAPLEFYENSMKDSLATTEYLFSFLNGKIVSYPVCDTMQVSDYSKYNMNGFSQEAKERQWIMQFPNDLEKAFEIGAELSK comes from the coding sequence ATGAAGACAGTAGTCGTTAACGCAAGTCCAAGGAAGAAATGGAACACATCAGAGATATTGCAGTCCGCCCAAAAGGGTGCCGAATCAGTTGGTGCCGAAACAGAATACTTCAACCTGTATGACATGGTCTATACCGGCTGCAGGAGCTGTCTTGTCTGCAAGCTCAAGGACAAGACCAAGGGCAAGTGCTACTGGAGGGATGACCTGACACCTTTGATTGAAAAGATTCTGGACGCCGATTGCCTTTTAATTGGTTCTCCGATTTACTTCGGCCATCCCACAAGCGAGTTCATGGCCCTTATTGAAAGGCTGATATTCTGCATAATGTCATATGATGACGGTTCAAGCTATTATGCCGGAAAGGTCAATGTAGGGATATTCTACACAATGAACGCCCCTCTGGAATTCTATGAGAACTCAATGAAGGACAGTCTGGCAACAACGGAATACCTGTTTTCCTTTTTGAACGGTAAAATCGTCTCATACCCTGTCTGCGACACCATGCAGGTCAGCGACTATTCAAAATATAACATGAACGGCTTTTCACAGGAGGCAAAGGAAAGGCAATGGATCATGCAGTTCCCGAACGACCTGGAGAAGGCCTTTGAAATAGGTGCGGAGCTGTCAAAATGA
- a CDS encoding flavodoxin family protein — protein MKTVVINASPRRKWNTAQIMKEAAKGAESVGAEVEYIDLYKLDLHGCMSCLICKKADNERCKCYWKDELSPLIERILDADTLLIGSPIYFNEPTSHYRALMERLIFCILSYDGFGSYFEGKVNVGLFFTMNAPEDYYETMMEDYLQSSSQVFGMLNGEVKIYPVFNTLQVNDYSKYAMGAFDEEDKKLSREKRFPVDLDAAFKIGAELSK, from the coding sequence ATGAAAACAGTAGTTATTAATGCCAGTCCAAGGAGAAAGTGGAATACCGCACAAATCATGAAAGAGGCTGCAAAAGGTGCAGAATCTGTTGGTGCGGAAGTGGAATACATTGATTTATATAAGCTCGATTTGCACGGATGCATGAGCTGTCTCATCTGTAAGAAAGCTGATAATGAACGTTGCAAATGCTATTGGAAGGATGAGCTATCCCCATTGATTGAAAGGATATTGGATGCGGATACCCTGTTGATCGGCTCTCCGATATACTTCAACGAGCCTACAAGCCATTACCGTGCACTGATGGAAAGGCTGATATTCTGCATACTTTCATATGACGGTTTCGGATCATATTTTGAGGGCAAGGTCAATGTGGGTCTGTTTTTCACAATGAACGCTCCTGAGGATTACTATGAAACCATGATGGAGGATTATCTACAGTCATCCTCCCAGGTATTCGGCATGTTGAACGGCGAAGTTAAAATCTATCCAGTATTCAATACTTTACAGGTCAATGATTACTCCAAATATGCAATGGGAGCCTTCGATGAGGAAGATAAAAAATTAAGTCGTGAAAAACGTTTCCCTGTTGACTTGGATGCCGCTTTTAAAATCGGTGCGGAGTTATCCAAATGA
- a CDS encoding TIGR00266 family protein, with translation MEYEIKGGAFPVVICRLQKGETMKDETGAMAFMTPNIKMETNTGGGLIKGLGRALSGDTIFLSFFTAQEDGAEIGFASCYPGKILAIRLNGSNSIIGQKNAFLTSEKGVDIQMHFRKKLGAGIFGGEGFILQKFTGEGMLFLEIDGEVIERTLAPGEKLIIDQGHVAAMEETVDFDIQRVKGAKNMLFGGEGLFFATLTGPGKVWIQSMPISRLAEAIIPFIPTKSE, from the coding sequence ATGGAATATGAGATTAAAGGTGGAGCATTTCCTGTTGTAATCTGCAGATTACAAAAGGGAGAAACAATGAAAGATGAAACCGGAGCTATGGCTTTTATGACTCCAAACATTAAAATGGAAACAAATACCGGAGGCGGTCTCATTAAGGGACTTGGAAGAGCATTATCCGGAGACACAATATTTTTAAGCTTCTTCACTGCACAAGAGGATGGCGCAGAAATAGGATTCGCATCATGCTATCCTGGAAAAATCCTTGCAATAAGACTTAACGGATCAAACTCAATAATCGGTCAGAAAAATGCGTTTTTAACTTCAGAGAAAGGCGTTGACATCCAAATGCACTTCAGAAAAAAACTGGGAGCAGGAATTTTCGGTGGAGAAGGATTCATCCTTCAAAAATTCACTGGAGAAGGAATGCTCTTTTTAGAAATAGACGGAGAAGTTATCGAAAGGACCCTTGCACCAGGTGAAAAATTAATCATCGACCAAGGACACGTTGCTGCAATGGAAGAGACCGTTGACTTTGATATCCAAAGGGTGAAAGGTGCTAAAAACATGTTATTCGGAGGCGAAGGCCTATTCTTCGCTACATTAACCGGTCCTGGAAAAGTATGGATACAAAGTATGCCAATCAGCAGATTAGCTGAAGCGATAATACCATTCATTCCAACAAAATCAGAATAA
- the serS gene encoding serine--tRNA ligase — protein sequence MLDIKLFRENPELIIDSEKKRFRDTDNVEKVIEYDTLWREGERKLNSLRSEKNKLSKSFKKAKEEGNLDEVIKRSKEVAAEIKELTAKNADYLKLRDDYRYKVGNIIDEDVPISDTEDDNVVVRTYGEIPEHDFELLNHVDLINKIDGADLETAASIAGARFYYLKRDILHLNLALIQFALSELEAEGYIPMQTPFFVKGEVAAETSELGEFEETLYKVENEDMYLIATAEQTLAALHRDEIINPDELPLRYCALSTCFRKEAGSHGKDTLGIFRVHQFEKIEQFIYSAPEDSRNQHDHLMEVTERIYQKLGLPYQIIAIVSSALNDNAAIKYDLEAWFPGSGAFRELVSCTNCKDYQARKTKTRVGRAGSGDAQILHTLNSTAIATERTMCCILENYQQADGSVKVPDVLVPYMNGKTVIEAKK from the coding sequence TTGTTAGATATAAAGTTATTCAGAGAAAATCCGGAATTGATCATAGACTCTGAAAAGAAGAGATTTAGAGACACAGACAATGTGGAAAAAGTAATAGAATACGACACCTTATGGAGAGAAGGTGAAAGGAAACTCAATTCATTAAGGTCTGAGAAAAACAAGCTATCAAAATCATTCAAAAAGGCAAAGGAAGAAGGCAATTTGGATGAGGTAATCAAAAGATCAAAAGAGGTTGCAGCTGAAATCAAGGAATTGACTGCAAAAAATGCTGATTACCTCAAGCTTCGTGACGATTACAGGTACAAAGTCGGAAACATCATAGATGAGGATGTTCCTATATCAGACACCGAAGACGACAATGTCGTTGTAAGGACATATGGTGAAATCCCAGAACATGACTTTGAGCTGTTAAACCACGTTGATTTGATCAACAAGATTGACGGTGCAGACCTTGAGACTGCGGCAAGCATCGCAGGAGCAAGATTCTATTACCTCAAACGTGACATATTGCACTTGAACCTCGCATTAATTCAATTCGCATTATCAGAACTTGAAGCTGAAGGTTACATTCCAATGCAAACCCCATTCTTTGTCAAGGGGGAAGTCGCAGCGGAAACCTCAGAGCTCGGAGAGTTTGAAGAGACTCTATACAAGGTGGAAAATGAGGACATGTACCTCATTGCAACCGCTGAGCAAACCTTGGCAGCACTTCACAGGGATGAAATCATCAATCCTGATGAGTTACCTTTAAGATACTGCGCATTATCCACCTGCTTTAGGAAAGAGGCAGGGTCACACGGTAAGGATACCCTGGGAATATTCAGGGTTCACCAGTTTGAAAAAATCGAACAGTTCATCTATTCAGCACCTGAAGATTCCAGAAATCAGCACGATCACCTGATGGAAGTCACCGAAAGGATCTATCAAAAGTTAGGTCTTCCATATCAGATTATAGCTATCGTGTCATCCGCTTTGAATGACAATGCAGCCATCAAATATGACCTTGAGGCATGGTTCCCAGGTTCAGGCGCATTCAGAGAATTGGTATCATGTACCAACTGTAAGGATTACCAGGCACGTAAGACAAAGACCCGTGTCGGTAGAGCAGGTTCTGGAGACGCTCAAATCCTGCACACCCTAAACAGTACTGCAATTGCAACCGAAAGAACAATGTGCTGCATTTTGGAAAATTATCAACAGGCTGATGGTAGTGTTAAAGTTCCTGACGTGTTAGTCCCTTACATGAACGGAAAAACTGTCATTGAAGCAAAAAAATAG